In Candidatus Methylomirabilota bacterium, the following are encoded in one genomic region:
- a CDS encoding metal ABC transporter substrate-binding protein — MSARGRAALLVAALVAGGCDAGPAPSNPAAPARPKVVATFFPLYDFARQVAGDRAEVTSLVPTGVEPHDWEPSPRDVADVGKATLLVYNGAGFEPAVDRMLREIKPPGPLAIDTTAGLPLLDARGAGGREDGRALVPAKDPHVWLDPVLAQRQVDAIAAGLARVDPAGEAGYRERADRYKAALGALGDAFTSGLASCARREVVTSHAAFGYLTRRYGLEQVPVVGVAFSVEPSPADLARLVRFARASGVQAVFYEPLASPKLAETLAREVGARTLVLNPVEGLTAEEAAAGKDYLALMRANLESLRAGLGCR; from the coding sequence GTGAGCGCGCGCGGACGGGCGGCGCTGCTCGTCGCCGCCCTCGTGGCCGGCGGCTGCGACGCCGGCCCGGCGCCCTCCAACCCGGCCGCACCGGCGCGCCCCAAGGTTGTCGCGACTTTCTTCCCGCTCTACGATTTCGCGCGGCAGGTCGCCGGCGACCGCGCCGAGGTGACCTCGCTGGTGCCGACGGGCGTCGAGCCCCATGACTGGGAGCCCTCGCCGCGGGACGTGGCCGACGTGGGCAAGGCCACGCTCCTCGTCTACAACGGCGCCGGCTTCGAGCCCGCGGTGGACCGCATGCTCCGCGAGATCAAGCCGCCGGGCCCGCTGGCCATCGACACCACCGCGGGGCTACCCCTCCTCGACGCGCGCGGCGCGGGCGGCCGCGAGGACGGTCGAGCGCTCGTGCCGGCCAAGGATCCGCACGTGTGGCTGGATCCCGTGCTGGCCCAGCGTCAGGTGGACGCGATCGCCGCGGGGCTCGCCCGCGTGGATCCGGCGGGCGAAGCGGGCTACCGCGAGCGCGCCGACCGCTACAAGGCTGCCCTGGGCGCGCTCGGCGACGCGTTCACGTCGGGCCTCGCGTCGTGCGCGCGGCGCGAGGTGGTCACCTCGCACGCGGCCTTCGGCTACCTCACGCGACGTTACGGGCTCGAACAGGTGCCGGTGGTTGGCGTAGCCTTCTCCGTCGAGCCCAGCCCCGCGGACCTCGCGCGCCTGGTGCGCTTCGCGCGCGCGTCCGGCGTGCAGGCCGTCTTCTACGAGCCCCTGGCGAGCCCGAAGCTCGCCGAGACGCTGGCGCGCGAGGTCGGCGCACGCACCCTGGTGCTGAACCCCGTCGAGGGCCTCACCGCCGAGGAGGCGGCCGCGGGCAAGGACTATCTCGCCCTCATGCGTGCGAACCTCGAGAGCCTCCGCGCCGGGCTCGGCTGTCGGTAG